A region from the Clostridium beijerinckii genome encodes:
- a CDS encoding bifunctional O-acetylhomoserine aminocarboxypropyltransferase/cysteine synthase (catalyzes the formation of L-methionine and acetate from O-acetyl-L-homoserine and methanethiol) produces the protein MKIETKCLHEGYKPKNGEPVALPIYQSTTYRYDSTEEIGKLFDLTSDGHMYSRISNPTVGAVEAKIAALEGGVGALCTTSGQAASFISILNILSAGDHIVSAATIYGGTINLFAVTLKRFGIECTFVDAEASEEEIQKAFKSNTKVVFGETIANPAITILDIEKFANIAHKNNVPLIIDNTFATPILCRPIEFGADIVIHSTSKYMDGHAVQLGGVIVDSGNFDWTNGKFPEFTEPDESYHGIVYTKQFGKAAYIAKARVQLMRDLGAYPTANAAFLLNLGLESLPVRLEKHCRNAEKVAHFLNESDKVEFVNYPTLEGNKYNDLAKRYLPDGCSGVISFSIKGNRENAIKFMDGLKLAENVVHVADIRTCVLHPASSTHRQLTDSQLVAAGITPGLIRLSVGIENVEDIIEDVKQALESINN, from the coding sequence ATGAAAATTGAAACAAAATGTTTGCATGAAGGTTATAAACCAAAGAATGGGGAGCCAGTAGCATTACCAATATATCAAAGTACAACTTACAGATATGATTCTACAGAAGAAATAGGAAAGTTATTTGACTTAACTTCTGATGGACATATGTATTCACGTATATCAAATCCAACAGTTGGCGCTGTTGAGGCTAAAATAGCAGCACTAGAAGGTGGGGTAGGAGCTCTTTGTACAACTTCAGGTCAAGCAGCTTCATTTATAAGTATATTAAATATATTAAGTGCTGGAGATCATATTGTAAGTGCAGCTACTATATATGGAGGGACAATAAATCTTTTTGCAGTAACACTTAAAAGGTTTGGTATAGAATGTACATTTGTTGATGCTGAGGCATCAGAAGAAGAAATACAAAAAGCATTTAAATCAAATACTAAGGTAGTATTTGGAGAAACTATTGCTAATCCTGCAATTACAATATTAGATATAGAAAAGTTTGCCAATATAGCACATAAAAATAATGTTCCACTTATTATTGATAATACATTTGCAACACCTATTCTTTGTAGACCTATAGAATTTGGCGCAGATATAGTAATTCATTCTACTAGTAAATACATGGATGGACATGCAGTACAGTTAGGTGGGGTAATTGTTGATAGTGGAAACTTCGATTGGACAAATGGTAAGTTTCCAGAATTTACTGAACCAGATGAGTCATATCATGGTATAGTATATACTAAACAGTTTGGCAAAGCAGCATATATAGCTAAAGCTAGAGTTCAACTAATGAGAGATTTAGGAGCATATCCAACTGCAAATGCTGCATTTCTTTTAAATTTAGGACTTGAAAGTCTTCCAGTTAGGTTAGAAAAGCATTGTAGAAATGCAGAAAAAGTAGCACACTTTTTAAATGAAAGCGATAAAGTAGAATTTGTAAACTATCCAACACTTGAAGGAAATAAATATAATGATCTTGCTAAAAGATATCTACCAGATGGATGTAGTGGAGTAATTTCATTTTCTATCAAAGGAAATCGTGAAAATGCAATTAAATTTATGGATGGTTTGAAATTAGCAGAAAATGTAGTTCATGTTGCAGATATTCGTACATGTGTACTTCATCCAGCAAGTTCAACACATCGTCAACTTACAGATAGTCAACTTGTAGCAGCAGGTATAACACCTGGTCTTATAAGGTTATCAGTAGGAATTGAAAATGTTGAAGATATTATAGAAGATGTTAAACAAGCACTTGAATCAATTAATAATTAA
- a CDS encoding HutD-family protein, whose protein sequence is MNYSVELIKQEDYKPTFWSGGMATELITYPLNSDYASRNFLWRLGVAKIDILQSTFSNLPNVSRKLMVIDGQITLNHEDKYAKLLNPFEQDSFEGDWKTKTYGSASVFNLMTKENYHGELIYLNISPKKQFNFKYETSLNKDLVAICFYVVHGSFKTTINNKVFEVNHNDLLLINCINLNLVYEFMFSSNSLENTNIVEGIIYRS, encoded by the coding sequence ATGAACTATAGCGTTGAATTAATAAAGCAAGAAGATTACAAACCAACATTTTGGTCTGGAGGTATGGCTACAGAATTAATAACATACCCATTAAATTCTGATTATGCAAGTAGAAATTTTTTATGGAGATTAGGAGTTGCTAAAATTGATATATTACAATCCACTTTTAGTAATCTTCCAAATGTATCAAGAAAACTTATGGTTATTGATGGACAAATCACTCTTAACCATGAAGATAAGTATGCAAAATTGCTTAATCCCTTTGAACAAGATAGTTTTGAAGGCGATTGGAAAACTAAAACTTATGGCAGTGCCTCTGTTTTCAATTTGATGACAAAAGAAAACTACCACGGTGAATTAATTTATTTAAATATTAGTCCTAAAAAGCAATTTAATTTTAAATATGAAACTTCATTAAATAAAGATTTAGTAGCAATTTGCTTTTATGTTGTACATGGTAGTTTTAAAACTACTATAAATAACAAAGTCTTTGAAGTTAATCATAATGATTTATTATTAATCAATTGTATAAATCTAAATCTTGTATATGAATTTATGTTTTCCAGTAATTCATTAGAAAATACTAACATAGTAGAAGGTATAATTTATCGTTCATAA
- a CDS encoding chemotaxis protein yields MKVQWEKFKFNSIRTKLIASLVGICVIPLIILGFGSYTQSKSTLNEKLKVTSQQTLLEVNDGIDNYFNGFGSMITMVSTNYNVVNGDKSEPASYIPELLQNLKESNADIFSVYFATTDGKFQIYPNDKMPDGYNPIERLWYTQALEHKGQVIITLPFKDSQTGKNTVSIARTVERDGKVIGVCAMNVSLDTLTDKIATKKIGTTGYVFVSDVEGKSMIAHTNKELLGTDAASKQSFWNDVKTTERGFITYTFNDADKFGAYETNKVTGWKLIGTLDEKELSNDTHSILVTTLTITLIIGLISIALSLILSRGIAQNIKKLKDVFEKASNGDLTVSITSTTKDEFKDLASSFNDMMKNISELMNSVMKSSKEVLETSSSLASMSEEVTASIGEVAKAIEEVSEGATNQSQNAQNGVSEMNDLSDKLDEINSNSNEMDKLSINTKELGSKGLSMIDTLIEKSNKTKIATTEVNEIVQDMNESTKQINTISETISQITEQTSLLSLNASIESARAGEAGKGFAVVAEEIKKLAEQSKNSTKEIKIIIESIQKKSEIAVKAIKSTENIVNEQDLTVGQTQKVFNEILKSIGIMIDKVEDVKLSIVDINKKKQSAVSEIENISAISQETASASEEVTASTEEITAAMDKFTKYADNLQLLAEKLETEITKFKIK; encoded by the coding sequence ATGAAAGTACAGTGGGAAAAATTTAAATTTAACAGTATTCGTACTAAATTAATTGCTAGTTTAGTAGGAATTTGTGTAATTCCATTAATTATATTAGGTTTTGGCTCTTATACACAGTCAAAATCAACACTTAATGAAAAATTGAAAGTCACAAGTCAACAAACACTTTTAGAAGTAAATGATGGTATAGATAACTATTTCAATGGATTTGGTAGCATGATTACAATGGTATCAACTAATTATAATGTTGTTAATGGTGATAAGAGTGAACCGGCTTCATATATACCAGAATTGTTACAGAATTTAAAAGAAAGCAATGCTGATATATTTAGTGTATATTTTGCAACTACTGATGGTAAATTTCAAATATATCCTAACGATAAAATGCCTGATGGATATAATCCAATTGAGAGACTTTGGTATACGCAAGCTTTAGAACATAAGGGACAAGTAATAATAACATTACCATTTAAAGATAGTCAGACAGGTAAGAATACCGTATCCATAGCAAGAACAGTAGAAAGAGATGGTAAAGTAATTGGCGTTTGTGCAATGAATGTTTCTTTAGATACACTTACAGATAAAATAGCTACAAAGAAAATTGGCACTACAGGATATGTATTTGTTTCAGACGTAGAGGGTAAAAGTATGATAGCGCATACTAATAAAGAGTTACTTGGTACAGATGCTGCTTCTAAACAATCTTTTTGGAATGATGTAAAAACAACAGAGAGAGGTTTTATAACTTATACTTTTAACGATGCTGACAAGTTCGGTGCATATGAAACAAATAAAGTTACTGGTTGGAAATTAATTGGTACATTAGATGAGAAAGAACTATCTAATGATACACATTCAATATTAGTTACAACATTAACTATAACATTAATTATAGGCTTAATTTCGATAGCTTTATCATTAATACTAAGTAGAGGTATAGCTCAAAATATTAAGAAGTTAAAAGATGTATTTGAAAAAGCTTCAAATGGAGATTTAACCGTTTCTATAACATCAACAACTAAAGATGAATTTAAGGATTTAGCTAGTTCTTTTAATGACATGATGAAAAATATATCAGAGCTTATGAATAGTGTTATGAAATCATCTAAGGAAGTACTAGAAACTTCATCAAGCCTTGCAAGTATGTCAGAAGAAGTAACTGCTTCTATAGGAGAAGTGGCAAAGGCAATAGAAGAAGTTTCTGAAGGGGCAACAAATCAATCTCAAAATGCTCAGAATGGAGTTTCTGAAATGAATGACTTATCAGACAAGCTAGATGAAATAAATTCAAACTCCAATGAAATGGATAAACTATCAATAAACACTAAGGAACTAGGGTCTAAAGGTTTATCAATGATAGATACACTAATAGAAAAATCAAACAAAACTAAAATAGCTACTACAGAAGTTAATGAGATAGTTCAGGATATGAATGAAAGTACTAAACAAATAAACACTATATCGGAAACAATATCTCAAATAACAGAGCAAACTAGCCTTTTATCATTAAATGCAAGTATAGAATCTGCCCGTGCAGGTGAAGCCGGTAAAGGATTTGCTGTAGTGGCGGAAGAGATTAAAAAACTTGCGGAGCAGTCTAAGAATTCTACAAAGGAAATAAAGATAATTATAGAAAGTATACAGAAAAAATCAGAAATAGCAGTAAAGGCTATAAAATCTACAGAGAATATAGTAAATGAACAGGATTTAACTGTAGGTCAAACTCAAAAGGTCTTTAATGAGATTCTTAAATCAATTGGAATAATGATTGATAAGGTCGAAGATGTAAAGCTATCTATTGTTGATATAAATAAAAAGAAGCAAAGTGCAGTATCTGAAATTGAAAATATTTCAGCTATATCACAAGAAACTGCCTCTGCATCAGAAGAGGTTACTGCATCAACAGAAGAAATAACTGCGGCTATGGACAAGTTCACAAAATACGCAGATAATCTTCAATTATTAGCAGAAAAATTAGAAACAGAAATAACTAAATTCAAGATTAAATAA
- a CDS encoding AraC family transcriptional regulator — protein sequence MDNSFTENYHPFKSDSNLFSNDISFLIKLRAKPQIIEIIKEKHLEEISENISIQDKKNNLIIWNAMYTREIVENGILTKYLHPIYNKFYTLIPLINTLDELQSLEIKMIDTYINLLINDIEVKDNFVLNRILKHLHLNIESQISLRKLANEVNLSEGYISDCFKKHMGITIMKYAKKIRIDRSKVLLVTTNNSILEIALTLGFHDQSHFYKVFKSFTGLSPSEYRNKNFG from the coding sequence TTGGATAATTCATTTACAGAAAATTATCATCCTTTTAAATCAGATTCTAATCTTTTCAGTAATGATATCTCTTTTCTTATTAAACTTAGAGCAAAGCCACAAATCATAGAAATAATTAAAGAAAAACACTTAGAAGAAATATCAGAAAATATATCAATACAAGATAAAAAAAACAATTTAATTATTTGGAATGCCATGTATACACGAGAAATAGTTGAAAATGGTATTCTAACAAAATACCTTCATCCCATATACAATAAATTTTATACATTAATTCCATTGATTAATACTCTAGACGAACTTCAATCACTTGAAATAAAAATGATAGATACTTATATTAACTTACTTATTAATGATATTGAAGTAAAAGATAATTTTGTTCTAAATAGGATTTTAAAGCACTTGCATCTTAATATAGAAAGCCAAATCTCCTTAAGGAAATTAGCTAATGAAGTAAATTTATCTGAAGGTTATATATCTGATTGTTTTAAAAAACATATGGGCATAACTATTATGAAATATGCAAAAAAAATAAGAATAGATCGATCTAAAGTACTACTTGTCACTACAAATAATAGTATTTTAGAAATAGCCTTAACTCTAGGGTTTCATGACCAAAGTCATTTTTATAAAGTTTTCAAATCATTTACCGGACTTTCTCCTTCTGAATATAGGAACAAAAATTTCGGATAG
- a CDS encoding rubrerythrin family protein, producing the protein MKNLKGSQTAENLMKSFAGECQARTRYTYYSSIAKKEGFVQIANIFLETAEQEKEHAKRFYKFLKEDFVDEAIEIQASFPVSFHQETLKNLLAAAAGENEEWTDLYPTFAKVAEEEGYPEIATAYRRITEVEERHEIRYKKLAENIEEGKVFKKDEVTLWKCGNCGYIFEGKEAPAVCPACIHPQAYFEVFIENY; encoded by the coding sequence ATGAAAAATTTAAAGGGAAGTCAAACAGCAGAAAATTTAATGAAGTCATTTGCAGGTGAATGTCAAGCTAGAACTAGGTATACATATTATTCTAGCATTGCTAAAAAAGAAGGATTTGTACAAATTGCAAATATATTTTTAGAAACAGCAGAGCAAGAAAAAGAACATGCTAAAAGATTTTACAAGTTCCTTAAAGAAGATTTTGTTGATGAAGCAATAGAAATACAAGCATCTTTTCCAGTTTCATTTCATCAAGAAACATTAAAAAATTTACTTGCAGCAGCTGCAGGTGAAAATGAAGAATGGACAGATCTTTATCCAACTTTTGCAAAGGTTGCAGAAGAAGAAGGGTACCCAGAAATTGCAACCGCTTATAGAAGAATAACTGAAGTAGAGGAACGTCATGAAATAAGATACAAAAAACTTGCTGAAAATATTGAAGAAGGAAAAGTATTTAAAAAAGACGAAGTAACTCTTTGGAAATGTGGTAATTGTGGATATATATTTGAAGGTAAAGAAGCACCAGCTGTTTGTCCAGCTTGCATACATCCACAAGCATATTTTGAAGTATTTATAGAAAATTATTAA
- a CDS encoding 5-formyltetrahydrofolate cyclo-ligase produces the protein MAIFNDKKNLRKEILTKRKNIDSVEKEKMDQKILDEFYENKYYKEAKNIFIYISYDSEINTRGIINKALKDNKKIYVPRTEFKTRFMDAVEITSLDNLVESEYGILEPSMEEPHIEPNELDLIVVPGVAFDRNGGRIGYGAGFYDRYFKRISDDRIKRVPKLALAYDFQILEKIPMNEKDVPVNYIITEKEYIH, from the coding sequence ATGGCAATTTTTAATGATAAAAAAAACTTAAGAAAAGAAATTCTAACAAAACGTAAAAATATAGATAGTGTTGAAAAAGAAAAAATGGACCAAAAGATATTAGATGAATTTTATGAAAATAAATATTATAAAGAAGCAAAAAATATATTCATTTATATATCCTATGATTCAGAAATAAATACCAGAGGCATAATAAATAAGGCTTTAAAGGACAATAAAAAAATTTATGTTCCAAGAACAGAATTTAAAACTAGATTTATGGATGCAGTAGAAATTACATCATTAGATAATTTAGTAGAAAGTGAATATGGAATATTAGAGCCATCAATGGAAGAACCACATATTGAGCCTAATGAACTTGATTTAATTGTAGTTCCAGGAGTAGCTTTCGATAGAAATGGTGGGAGAATAGGTTATGGAGCAGGTTTTTACGATAGATATTTTAAGAGAATTAGTGATGATAGAATAAAAAGAGTTCCCAAATTAGCATTAGCTTATGATTTTCAAATATTAGAGAAGATACCAATGAATGAGAAAGATGTACCGGTTAACTATATTATAACTGAAAAGGAATATATACACTGA
- a CDS encoding maltose phosphorylase translates to MLEKKLNEILKKRFNIAVDKARNEEIYLALLELTKGTIKKKGTNKGKKKLYYISAEFLIGKLLSNNLINLGLYEDVKAVLAKNGKNLLEIEEIELEPSLGNGGLGRLAACFLDSIATLGLKGDGIGLNYHFGLFKQVFEDHKQKAIKNPWITSESWLNKSDVKFEVPFGGFTVKSTLFDIDVTGYNQSSNKLRLFDIDTIDESIVKDGINFDKDDITKNLTLFLYPDDSDEAGELLRIYQQYFMVSNAAQLILLEAEENGYDLHKLNEHVVIQINDTHPSMVIPELIRLLGENGIGMDEAIEIVSKTCAYTNHTILAEALEKWPTTYLQKVVPQLLPIIRELDNRTKKKCKDEKVAIIDKDKRVHMAHMDIHYGFSVNGVAALHTEILKDEELKSFYDIYPDKFNNKTNGITFRRWLLHCNNQLADYITKLIGEDFKKDADKLEDLAKYLDDKAVLNKLGKIKKNNKVILKNYLKETQGIEVDENSIFDIQIKRLHEYKRQQMNVLYIINKYLNIKKGNKPTTPITMIFGAKAAPAYIIAQDIIHTILCLQEIINNDPEVNKYLKVVMVENYNVTKASKLIPACDVSEQISLASKEASGTGNMKFMLNGALTLGTDDGANVEIHELVGDDNIYIFGEASEKVIEHYKKADYVSKKFYKKPAIKELVDFIISDEMIKVGDEGNLTRLHEELINKDWFMTLLDIEDYIKTKDKAFKDYEDRETWNKKVLVNISKAGFFSSDRTIAQYNKEIWKL, encoded by the coding sequence ATGCTAGAAAAAAAATTAAATGAGATTTTAAAGAAAAGGTTTAACATAGCTGTTGATAAGGCTAGGAATGAAGAAATTTATTTAGCTTTACTAGAATTAACAAAAGGAACAATTAAGAAAAAGGGAACAAACAAGGGAAAGAAAAAGTTATACTACATCTCAGCTGAATTCTTAATTGGTAAATTATTATCTAATAACTTAATTAATTTAGGTCTATATGAAGATGTTAAAGCTGTGTTAGCTAAGAATGGAAAGAATCTACTTGAAATTGAAGAAATTGAATTAGAACCTTCTTTAGGAAATGGTGGCCTTGGAAGATTAGCTGCATGTTTCTTAGATTCAATTGCAACTTTAGGGTTAAAGGGAGATGGTATAGGATTAAATTATCACTTTGGTTTATTTAAGCAAGTTTTTGAAGATCATAAACAAAAGGCTATTAAGAATCCGTGGATTACAAGCGAAAGTTGGTTAAATAAATCTGATGTTAAATTTGAAGTTCCATTTGGTGGTTTCACAGTTAAGTCAACTCTATTTGATATTGATGTAACAGGATATAATCAAAGTTCAAACAAGCTTAGATTATTTGATATTGATACTATAGATGAATCTATAGTTAAAGATGGTATAAATTTCGATAAAGATGATATAACAAAGAATTTAACATTATTCTTATATCCAGATGATAGTGATGAAGCTGGAGAATTACTAAGAATATATCAACAATATTTCATGGTAAGTAATGCTGCTCAATTAATTTTACTTGAAGCTGAAGAAAATGGATACGATCTTCATAAATTAAATGAACATGTAGTAATTCAAATAAATGATACACATCCATCAATGGTTATTCCTGAATTAATAAGACTACTTGGTGAAAATGGAATTGGAATGGATGAAGCTATTGAAATAGTAAGTAAGACTTGCGCTTACACTAACCATACAATACTCGCAGAAGCTTTAGAAAAATGGCCAACAACTTATTTACAAAAAGTTGTTCCTCAGTTATTACCAATAATTAGAGAATTAGATAACAGAACTAAGAAAAAATGCAAAGATGAAAAAGTAGCTATCATAGATAAAGATAAACGTGTACACATGGCTCATATGGATATTCACTATGGATTCAGTGTAAACGGAGTTGCTGCACTGCATACTGAAATCTTAAAAGATGAAGAATTAAAGTCATTCTATGACATTTATCCAGATAAGTTTAACAATAAGACAAATGGCATAACATTTAGAAGATGGTTATTACACTGTAATAATCAATTAGCTGATTATATCACTAAACTTATTGGTGAAGATTTTAAGAAAGATGCTGATAAGTTAGAAGATTTAGCTAAGTATTTAGATGATAAAGCAGTATTAAACAAACTTGGGAAAATTAAGAAAAATAACAAGGTTATATTAAAGAACTACTTAAAGGAAACTCAAGGCATAGAAGTTGATGAAAATTCTATCTTTGATATCCAAATTAAGAGACTTCATGAATATAAGAGACAACAAATGAATGTTCTTTATATTATTAATAAGTATTTAAACATTAAGAAGGGGAACAAGCCAACTACTCCAATCACTATGATATTTGGAGCTAAGGCTGCACCAGCTTATATAATTGCACAAGATATTATACACACTATTCTTTGCTTACAAGAAATCATTAACAATGATCCAGAAGTTAACAAGTACTTAAAGGTGGTTATGGTTGAAAACTATAATGTAACTAAAGCATCTAAGTTAATACCAGCTTGTGATGTATCAGAACAAATTTCTCTTGCATCTAAGGAAGCTAGTGGTACTGGTAATATGAAGTTTATGTTAAATGGTGCATTAACACTTGGAACAGATGATGGAGCTAACGTTGAAATTCATGAATTAGTTGGAGATGATAATATATATATCTTCGGTGAAGCTAGTGAAAAAGTTATAGAACATTACAAGAAAGCTGATTACGTTTCTAAGAAGTTCTATAAGAAACCTGCAATTAAGGAATTAGTAGACTTTATCATAAGCGATGAAATGATCAAAGTTGGAGATGAAGGAAATCTTACAAGACTTCATGAAGAATTAATAAACAAAGATTGGTTTATGACTCTACTTGATATTGAAGATTATATTAAAACTAAGGATAAAGCATTCAAGGATTATGAAGATAGAGAGACTTGGAATAAGAAAGTGTTAGTAAACATCAGCAAAGCTGGTTTCTTCTCTTCAGACCGTACAATTGCTCAATATAATAAAGAAATCTGGAAACTGTAA